The proteins below come from a single Limosilactobacillus reuteri genomic window:
- the trxA gene encoding thioredoxin produces MAVNVTTDQTFEQDTATGVDLIDFWATWCGPCRMQSPVVDALSDKMPDIKFFKMDVDQNPETAQKFRIMSIPTLMVKKDGKVVDQIIGYHSEDQLKQILQQYVD; encoded by the coding sequence ACAGATCAAACCTTTGAACAAGATACTGCCACTGGTGTCGATTTAATTGATTTTTGGGCAACTTGGTGTGGTCCCTGTCGGATGCAATCACCAGTAGTTGATGCATTATCTGATAAGATGCCCGATATTAAATTTTTTAAGATGGATGTTGACCAAAATCCAGAAACTGCACAAAAATTCCGGATTATGAGTATCCCTACATTAATGGTTAAGAAAGATGGTAAGGTAGTAGACCAAATCATTGGTTACCATAGTGAAGATCAATTAAAGCAAATTTTACAACAATATGTTGATTAG
- a CDS encoding YslB family protein yields MSQKLYNQLIAGHQGLGAGTMRDVILPAILGKETDEMLYWIGKDLARVYPVATAEDLVYLTNQLGFGRLALRKKSNTSQVWRLSGVIVKERIQRDEEETSFGLECGFLAQEVEFQLGTVAEAKIFDWHRDYVDILIQNDPQSSADNERSEMVTFITVDRPDEKEDALKKETRHSLLKRRKKDKK; encoded by the coding sequence ATGAGTCAGAAATTATATAATCAGTTAATAGCCGGTCATCAAGGACTAGGAGCTGGAACAATGCGCGACGTGATTTTACCAGCTATCCTGGGTAAAGAGACCGATGAAATGCTATATTGGATTGGTAAAGATCTCGCTCGAGTATATCCTGTTGCTACAGCCGAGGATCTAGTATATCTCACTAATCAACTTGGCTTTGGCCGTTTAGCTTTACGTAAAAAAAGCAATACTTCTCAAGTTTGGCGGTTATCAGGGGTAATTGTAAAGGAACGGATTCAAAGAGACGAAGAGGAAACCTCCTTTGGTTTAGAGTGTGGTTTTCTTGCTCAAGAAGTAGAGTTTCAACTTGGAACGGTTGCAGAGGCAAAGATCTTTGACTGGCACCGTGATTATGTTGATATTTTGATTCAAAACGATCCACAAAGTTCAGCTGATAATGAACGATCTGAGATGGTAACATTCATTACTGTTGATCGCCCTGACGAAAAAGAAGACGCCCTCAAAAAAGAAACTCGTCATTCCCTACTAAAGCGACGAAAAAAAGATAAAAAATAA
- the murI gene encoding glutamate racemase: protein MDKRPIGVMDSGLGGLSVIRVLREQLPQESVIFVGDQGHFPYGTKTKEQIQQLALRIGKFLLEQDVKMMIIACNTATAAALRLLQNELPIPVIGVIKPGAMAATQHHYKKIGVIGTESTIKNGAYAKTLAKLNPDLSVISSPAQPLVSIVEHGQTGTSEAQKAVDTELEVFDNQSIEALILGCTHFPFLQKEIHNKLGSNVQLIDPAFETIRQAKELLTGKNQLSDNLASSINLYSTGDAKDLVAGAQQWLPNGYSKCAHIELNEEG, encoded by the coding sequence ATGGATAAACGACCAATCGGAGTTATGGATTCAGGATTAGGCGGCCTATCTGTAATTCGTGTACTTCGTGAACAACTGCCCCAAGAATCTGTAATTTTTGTGGGTGACCAAGGGCATTTTCCATATGGAACTAAAACAAAAGAACAGATTCAGCAATTAGCATTACGTATTGGAAAATTCTTGTTAGAACAAGACGTAAAAATGATGATAATTGCATGTAATACCGCGACTGCAGCAGCTCTTCGACTTCTTCAAAACGAATTACCAATTCCAGTAATTGGGGTAATTAAACCAGGAGCCATGGCTGCTACCCAACATCATTATAAAAAAATTGGGGTAATTGGCACTGAATCCACTATTAAAAATGGCGCTTATGCTAAAACATTAGCTAAACTTAATCCTGATCTAAGTGTTATCAGTTCTCCCGCACAGCCACTTGTCTCAATTGTTGAGCATGGGCAAACAGGAACAAGTGAGGCACAAAAAGCTGTTGACACTGAATTAGAAGTATTTGATAACCAATCGATTGAAGCTTTGATCCTTGGGTGTACTCATTTCCCGTTTTTACAAAAAGAAATTCATAATAAATTAGGATCTAATGTTCAGTTAATTGATCCTGCATTTGAGACAATCAGACAGGCAAAGGAATTGTTAACTGGCAAAAATCAGTTGAGTGATAATTTAGCGTCAAGTATCAACCTTTATTCAACGGGAGATGCTAAAGACTTAGTTGCTGGTGCACAACAATGGTTACCAAACGGATACAGTAAGTGTGCACATATTGAATTAAACGAGGAAGGTTAA
- a CDS encoding XTP/dITP diphosphatase, translating to MKTIVIATKNTGKAREYQDMLAPLGIEVKTLADFAPITINENGKTFEENATIKATTAANQLQLPVMADDSGLMVDALGGAPGVHSARYAGDHDDAANNAKLLLALKEVPDEKRTAHFHTTIVGIKPDGTKLVANGRVDGHILHQLTGKNGFGYDPLFYVDELGKSMAQLTADQKNQISHRGRALRSFMKQFNDWW from the coding sequence ATGAAAACAATCGTAATCGCAACAAAGAATACCGGGAAAGCGCGTGAATACCAAGATATGCTTGCTCCCCTAGGAATTGAAGTAAAAACATTAGCCGATTTTGCACCAATAACAATTAATGAAAATGGTAAAACATTTGAAGAAAATGCAACAATTAAAGCCACTACAGCTGCTAATCAACTCCAACTACCAGTTATGGCAGATGATTCGGGCTTAATGGTTGATGCTCTTGGAGGTGCTCCAGGTGTACACTCAGCAAGATATGCTGGTGATCATGATGATGCTGCTAATAATGCTAAACTCTTATTGGCGTTAAAAGAGGTACCGGATGAAAAAAGGACTGCTCACTTTCATACTACCATCGTCGGAATTAAGCCTGATGGAACCAAATTAGTTGCCAATGGTCGGGTTGATGGCCATATTCTTCATCAACTCACAGGAAAAAACGGTTTTGGTTATGATCCGCTTTTTTATGTTGATGAATTAGGCAAATCAATGGCCCAATTAACAGCAGACCAAAAGAATCAAATTAGTCATCGGGGACGCGCATTACGATCATTTATGAAGCAATTTAATGATTGGTGGTAA
- a CDS encoding YfcE family phosphodiesterase, with protein MKILVVSDNHREEKILTKIVQKMGNQVDLMIHCGDSELAPDQEPMSNFKAVKGNNDYGLSYPNELVINAGQEQLYLTHGHLQRVNFSLTPLMLTGQEKGASIVCYGHTHQLGAVYDHQMLIINPGSISFPRGEYAKLGGTFAIIDAQPERFIVDYYNREMEAVPELHCEFRRQK; from the coding sequence ATGAAAATACTAGTTGTAAGTGATAACCATCGAGAAGAAAAAATTTTGACAAAGATTGTTCAAAAAATGGGGAATCAAGTTGACCTAATGATTCACTGTGGGGATTCAGAATTAGCTCCTGATCAGGAACCGATGAGCAATTTTAAGGCAGTGAAGGGGAATAATGATTATGGTTTGTCGTACCCTAATGAGTTGGTAATTAATGCTGGGCAAGAGCAGCTCTATCTAACTCATGGTCATTTACAGCGGGTCAATTTTTCTCTGACCCCTCTGATGCTTACCGGCCAAGAAAAAGGTGCCTCCATTGTGTGCTATGGGCATACTCATCAGTTAGGAGCCGTTTACGATCATCAAATGCTAATAATTAATCCTGGGAGCATCAGTTTTCCTCGTGGTGAATATGCTAAACTCGGGGGAACTTTTGCAATTATTGATGCGCAGCCTGAGCGGTTTATTGTTGATTATTATAACCGCGAGATGGAAGCTGTTCCTGAATTACATTGTGAATTCAGGCGTCAGAAATAA
- the cbpB gene encoding cyclic-di-AMP-binding protein CbpB encodes MIDQRLQTLLLKNKQKFMIPASLVATVNQSNSLDHAFLVLTKDRYAKIIVIDNKNRYCGQVSLAMITDRLLETKRINVERLNELKVRDVMQTDAPVIQDPTDIEENLHLLIDQSFLPVVDDHNYFCGIVTRREVLKAVNYTMHTFGK; translated from the coding sequence GTGATTGATCAGCGTTTGCAGACTTTATTGCTGAAAAATAAGCAGAAGTTTATGATCCCTGCCAGTTTAGTTGCAACAGTAAATCAAAGCAACAGTTTAGATCATGCATTTTTAGTCCTTACTAAGGATCGGTACGCTAAAATTATTGTGATTGATAATAAAAACCGTTACTGTGGTCAAGTTTCTTTGGCGATGATTACTGACCGATTATTGGAGACAAAACGGATCAATGTGGAGCGCTTAAACGAATTAAAGGTCAGGGATGTGATGCAAACCGATGCGCCAGTTATCCAAGATCCAACTGATATAGAAGAAAATTTACACCTCTTAATTGATCAGTCATTTTTACCGGTGGTGGACGATCATAATTACTTTTGCGGAATTGTGACGCGTCGTGAAGTATTAAAGGCGGTCAATTATACAATGCATACTTTTGGGAAATAA
- a CDS encoding HAD-IIB family hydrolase: MSIKLIATDMDGTFLRDDHTYNHSLFAKVFRQLERHNIYFVAASGSSFPRLQREFKDYTAKMGFISQNGSVIHLGSKLFKSFPINQESLARVIHVLDRFYGPQDINQLVISTSEKSYVDQGMSAHDFNIVKLFYENVERIPDIRQIFTQRPTEDFTKISINFANHIDLKKVATTLDGYLPPSLIMENSGFNTDLIGNAAATKQNALSLLQSHFNLKANEIVTFGDNENDLGMLAMTSQSYAMQNAQPIIQMQAAHTTTIDNNHDGVLQTINQLIKNE, translated from the coding sequence ATGAGTATTAAATTAATCGCTACTGATATGGACGGAACCTTTTTACGAGATGACCATACTTACAATCATTCTTTATTTGCAAAGGTCTTTCGCCAACTTGAACGCCATAATATCTACTTTGTCGCTGCTAGTGGATCCAGCTTTCCACGTTTGCAACGAGAATTTAAAGACTACACCGCCAAGATGGGATTTATTTCGCAAAACGGTTCAGTTATTCATTTAGGAAGCAAATTATTTAAATCTTTTCCTATTAATCAAGAATCTTTAGCCCGGGTTATTCATGTCCTTGACCGTTTCTATGGTCCACAAGATATTAATCAATTAGTAATCTCTACTAGTGAAAAATCTTATGTTGATCAGGGGATGAGTGCTCATGATTTCAATATTGTGAAACTTTTTTATGAAAATGTAGAGCGTATCCCTGATATCCGACAAATTTTCACTCAACGGCCAACTGAAGATTTTACCAAGATATCGATTAATTTTGCTAACCATATCGATCTAAAAAAAGTTGCAACAACCTTAGATGGTTACTTACCACCATCCTTAATCATGGAAAATTCAGGCTTTAATACTGACTTAATCGGTAATGCTGCTGCAACTAAACAAAACGCTCTTTCTCTTTTGCAGTCTCACTTTAATTTAAAGGCAAATGAAATTGTTACGTTTGGTGACAATGAAAATGACCTCGGGATGTTAGCAATGACGAGTCAAAGTTACGCAATGCAAAATGCTCAACCAATTATTCAAATGCAAGCTGCCCACACCACAACAATTGATAATAATCATGATGGCGTCTTGCAGACTATTAATCAGTTAATTAAAAATGAATGA
- a CDS encoding mechanosensitive ion channel family protein: protein MITGATSLTSKQTEQLKKAFTDLSWHEISQQLLSKFLLIIVTFVLFLILLWVGRVIIVHLFQESKKYNVLKNSNRMATVKALVLNIYRYTCYFFLLYAILSEIGVPVGTLIAGAGIFSLALGLGAQSLVSDIVTGFFILLEQQLDVGDTVQIGQIKGTVTALGIRTTQVTSSDGTLNFIPNRNITIVQNLSRNNMVSNVDIRITSKTPLSKVEEIITQVNKKLVPQIKALQLKPVIVGPVVTPDGALVFRVTITAVSGKQSTVASRFLAAYLKELRTNNIPIAWEGVPNEY, encoded by the coding sequence ATGATCACTGGTGCCACTTCACTTACATCAAAACAAACGGAACAATTAAAAAAAGCTTTTACAGATTTATCCTGGCACGAAATTTCACAACAGCTTTTAAGTAAATTTCTTTTAATTATCGTTACGTTTGTCTTATTTTTAATACTTTTATGGGTAGGACGAGTTATCATTGTCCATCTTTTTCAAGAATCAAAAAAATACAATGTACTAAAAAATAGCAATCGGATGGCAACGGTAAAAGCCCTTGTCTTAAATATTTATCGTTATACTTGTTATTTTTTCTTATTATACGCCATACTATCAGAAATTGGCGTTCCAGTAGGGACACTGATTGCCGGAGCCGGAATCTTTAGTTTAGCATTGGGGCTTGGTGCGCAAAGCCTTGTTAGTGATATCGTGACTGGATTTTTCATCCTCCTTGAGCAACAATTAGACGTTGGCGACACTGTCCAAATTGGGCAAATCAAAGGAACAGTAACTGCTCTTGGTATTCGTACTACACAAGTTACTAGTTCTGACGGAACACTTAATTTTATTCCTAACCGTAACATTACTATTGTTCAAAACCTTTCACGAAATAATATGGTTAGCAACGTTGATATTCGGATTACTTCGAAAACCCCTCTTAGTAAGGTAGAAGAAATTATTACGCAAGTTAATAAAAAACTAGTTCCACAAATAAAGGCACTACAATTAAAACCAGTTATTGTCGGACCAGTCGTTACCCCAGACGGTGCGCTCGTTTTTCGTGTGACGATAACAGCAGTCAGCGGAAAACAATCAACTGTTGCTAGTCGCTTTTTGGCAGCATATCTTAAAGAATTACGAACAAATAATATTCCAATTGCCTGGGAGGGAGTACCTAATGAGTATTAA
- a CDS encoding DUF948 domain-containing protein: protein MTFGQLAGLIAAIAFLILVIFACILLNQLSKTMKETNKSITTLTRDVHYLSQEMEDVLSNTNTLLDDINRKSEQLDPAVKAVADVSQSVSEVNASLQEMVEKARLHREKRQFDRSIFKFAGKTLVFDAFNKFRQHRKQKKGMINNE from the coding sequence ATGACTTTTGGCCAGTTGGCAGGGTTAATTGCGGCAATCGCATTCTTAATCTTAGTCATTTTTGCATGTATCCTGTTGAATCAATTGAGTAAGACAATGAAAGAAACAAATAAAAGTATTACAACTTTAACGCGGGATGTTCATTATCTTAGCCAAGAAATGGAGGACGTGCTAAGTAACACGAATACATTGTTAGACGATATTAACCGTAAATCAGAACAACTAGATCCGGCGGTTAAAGCGGTTGCAGATGTAAGTCAGAGTGTTTCGGAAGTGAATGCCTCACTTCAAGAAATGGTCGAGAAAGCCCGGTTGCACCGCGAGAAGCGACAATTTGACCGGAGTATTTTTAAATTTGCAGGAAAGACACTTGTTTTCGATGCTTTCAACAAATTTAGACAGCATCGGAAGCAAAAGAAAGGAATGATAAATAATGAGTAA
- a CDS encoding M24 family metallopeptidase: MTKLNQLQSALTEKGLDAAYISDPMTINYLTSFYSDPVERVLALVLFADSEPFLFAPALEVEAIKDTGWKYPVYGYLDHEKPFELIAEHIKNHAGSPINWGIEGESLTVDRLRALEEVLPNAHFNTDLSPLIAKMRMIKSDDEITKLNEAGKWADFAFKVGFEAIQIGKTEQEVAADLEYALKQHGINKMSFDTLVQAGPHAAEPHGATSSNKIQNNQLVLFDLGTIVDGYISDASRTVAVGKLNDKQKDIYKVCLEAQLAAQNAAKPGMTAEELDKIARDIITVAGYGEYFIHRLGHGMGSSEHEFPSIMEGNQLVLEPGMCFSIEPGIYIPGFAGVRIEDCVHITEDGCEPFTHTTKELLTFPH, translated from the coding sequence GTGACAAAACTTAATCAATTACAAAGCGCTCTTACTGAAAAGGGATTAGATGCTGCTTATATTAGTGATCCAATGACCATTAATTACCTAACTAGTTTCTACAGCGATCCAGTAGAACGGGTATTAGCACTAGTCCTTTTTGCCGACAGTGAGCCATTTCTGTTTGCACCAGCGCTTGAAGTAGAAGCAATAAAGGATACTGGTTGGAAATATCCGGTATATGGGTATTTAGATCACGAAAAACCTTTTGAGCTTATTGCTGAACATATCAAAAATCATGCTGGTTCACCAATTAACTGGGGAATTGAGGGAGAATCACTAACTGTTGACCGTCTTCGTGCCTTAGAAGAAGTCCTCCCCAATGCTCATTTTAATACTGATCTCTCTCCTTTAATAGCAAAAATGCGAATGATTAAAAGCGATGATGAGATTACTAAGTTAAATGAAGCAGGGAAATGGGCTGATTTCGCTTTTAAAGTAGGATTCGAAGCAATTCAAATTGGTAAAACAGAACAAGAAGTTGCTGCCGATTTAGAATACGCTCTTAAACAACATGGGATTAATAAAATGAGTTTTGATACGCTAGTTCAAGCAGGTCCTCATGCTGCCGAACCTCATGGAGCTACCTCCAGTAATAAGATCCAAAATAATCAGCTCGTCCTCTTTGACTTAGGAACAATTGTTGATGGCTATATTAGCGATGCTTCCCGAACAGTGGCTGTCGGAAAGTTAAATGACAAACAAAAAGACATCTACAAGGTATGTTTAGAGGCTCAATTGGCCGCTCAAAATGCTGCGAAGCCGGGAATGACTGCTGAAGAATTAGATAAGATCGCTCGTGATATCATTACTGTAGCTGGTTATGGCGAATACTTTATTCACCGCCTCGGGCACGGAATGGGTAGCAGTGAACACGAATTTCCATCAATCATGGAAGGAAATCAGCTAGTTCTTGAACCTGGAATGTGCTTCTCCATTGAACCTGGCATTTATATTCCAGGTTTTGCCGGCGTCCGGATTGAAGACTGTGTTCATATTACAGAAGATGGTTGCGAACCATTTACGCATACAACTAAAGAATTACTAACTTTCCCTCATTAA
- the ccpA gene encoding catabolite control protein A yields the protein MEKQSVTIYTVAREARVSMATVSRVVNGNPNVKPETRQKVLDVIKQLNYRPNAVARGLASKKTTTVGVVIPNITDPYFAELALGIDDVASMYKYNIILTNSDSDDEKILKVVRSLLAKQVDGLIFMGHDVSDDLRNEFESTNTPVVVAGSVVNDDALPSVRINYQAAAKEATEFLLKHGDQQVAYITGPLRYSINGEDRLNGYKEALANNNVPFNELLVIETDGSYQAGYAKAQEVIEKGLKAAYVTDDSLAAGLLNGLTDAGISVPDDFELISSNDTNYTKVVRPTITSITQPLYDLGAISMRLLTKLMDGDDSNDDEKNVILDHGFVERQSTRK from the coding sequence ATGGAAAAACAATCAGTAACAATTTATACGGTTGCCCGAGAAGCTCGTGTCTCAATGGCCACTGTTTCACGAGTAGTAAATGGCAATCCAAATGTAAAACCAGAAACTAGACAAAAGGTTTTAGATGTAATTAAGCAACTTAATTATCGTCCTAATGCAGTTGCACGGGGATTAGCTTCTAAAAAGACAACGACTGTCGGGGTAGTTATTCCTAATATAACTGATCCATACTTTGCGGAATTAGCATTGGGGATTGATGATGTTGCTTCAATGTATAAGTACAATATCATTTTAACTAATTCTGATTCTGATGATGAAAAGATCCTGAAAGTGGTGCGGAGCTTGCTTGCTAAACAGGTTGATGGACTTATCTTTATGGGTCATGATGTTTCTGATGATCTGCGAAATGAATTTGAAAGCACAAATACACCAGTTGTAGTAGCTGGTTCTGTTGTTAATGATGATGCTTTACCAAGCGTTCGGATTAACTACCAAGCAGCCGCCAAGGAAGCGACAGAATTTCTGCTAAAACATGGTGATCAACAAGTTGCCTATATTACTGGTCCATTACGATACTCAATTAATGGCGAAGACCGGCTCAATGGATATAAAGAAGCATTGGCAAATAATAATGTGCCATTTAATGAATTATTAGTAATTGAAACGGACGGGTCTTATCAGGCTGGATATGCAAAGGCACAAGAAGTTATCGAAAAGGGATTAAAGGCTGCTTATGTAACAGATGATAGTTTAGCTGCTGGTCTCTTAAACGGGCTTACGGATGCTGGTATTAGCGTTCCAGATGATTTTGAACTAATTTCTTCTAATGACACCAATTATACAAAGGTTGTCCGGCCAACAATCACTTCGATCACTCAACCTCTTTATGATCTTGGTGCCATTTCAATGCGGTTGTTGACAAAACTAATGGATGGCGATGACAGCAATGATGAT